From a region of the Sesamum indicum cultivar Zhongzhi No. 13 linkage group LG3, S_indicum_v1.0, whole genome shotgun sequence genome:
- the LOC105158380 gene encoding pseudo histidine-containing phosphotransfer protein 6, producing the protein MLGLSVDRLRADMNRLLALLFHQGVLDEQFLQLQQLQDESSPNFVSEVVNIYFHESEKLLRNLRALLVDKEFSDYKKMGVHLNQFMGSSSSIGAKRVRNVCVAFRAASDQNNRAGCLRALELLEYEYCYLKNKLHELFQIEQQRILAAAVRYPVQQHHHQQPNNP; encoded by the exons ATGTTGGGGCTCAGCGTGGACCGGCTGCGGGCTGACATGAACCGCCTGCTAGCGTTGCTCTTCCACCAG GGAGTGTTGGATGAGCAGTTCTTACAGCTGCAGCAACTGCAAGATGAGTCCTCTCCGAACTTTGTTTCCGAGGTTGTCAACATTTACTTCCACGAGTCCGAGAAGCTCTTGAGAAACCTCAGAGCGTTAct GGTGGATAAAGAGTTCTCGGACTACAAGAAAATGGGAGTGCATTTGAATCAGTTCATGGGGAGCAGTTCCAGCATTGGTGCCAAAAGGGTCAGAAATGTGTGCGTCGCCTTTCGCGCTGCTTCCGACCAAAACAACCGTGCCGG GTGCTTGAGGGCTTTAGAGCTGCTAGAGTATGAGTACTGTTACCTCAAGAACAAGCTGCATGAACTGTTCCAG ATTGAGCAGCAGAGAATCCTGGCAGCCGCAGTCAGATACCCAGTGCAGCAGCACCACCACCAGCAACCAAACAACCCTTAA
- the LOC105158381 gene encoding protein LURP-one-related 5-like, protein MLWPSRTARSPTGIMKSGAIVEEGFVYQEETHLTVLKTSLFFAGDGFTAYDPKGELVFRVDSYGPDAGDSGELVLMDASGRCILTVRRKRPSLHQRWEGFVGEGTEGKKPLFSVRRSSIIGRSSMTVEVYSNPGEEYQIEGSFACRNCTIFNTEKEAVAEIRRKVDASSNVVLGKDVFLLSLKAGFDGAFAMGLVLVLDQIHGADDDGEAENWSRVGVDPSNEDANFSP, encoded by the exons ATGCTCTGGCCTTCAAGAACCGCGCGGAGCCCCACCGGAATCATGAAGAGTGGCGCGATTGTCGAAGAAGGATTCGTCTACCAAGAAGAAACCCATCTCACTGTCCTTAAAACCTCCCTCTTTTTCGCCGGCGATGGCTTTACTGCTTATGATCCGAAAGGCGAACTCGTCTTCCGTGTAGACTCCTACGGCCCAGACGCCGGCGACTCCGGTGAGCTTGTCCTCATGGACGCCTCCGGCAGATGCATCCTCACCGTCCGCCGTAAG AGGCCGAGCCTGCACCAGAGGTGGGAAGGGTTCGTCGGCGAGGGAACCGAGGGGAAAAAGCCGCTCTTCAGCGTGCGTAGATCCTCGATAATCGGACGTTCCAGCATGACGGTTGAGGTGTACAGCAACCCAGGCGAGGAGTACCAGATCGAGGGCTCCTTCGCTTGCCGGAACTGCACCATCTTCAACACGGAGAAAGAGGCGGTAGCTGAGATCCGACGCAAGGTGGACGCTTCGAGCAATGTGGTGCTGGGAAAAGACGTTTTCTTGCTGTCTCTAAAAGCGGGGTTCGACGGCGCGTTCGCGATGGGGCTAGTTCTAGTCCTGGATCAGATTCACGGTGCGGACGATGACGGGGAGGCTGAGAACTGGAGCCGTGTTGGTGTGGACCCCAGCAATGAGGACGCCAATTTCTCTCCTTAg
- the LOC105158526 gene encoding glucan endo-1,3-beta-glucosidase 14: MGFFSFFLWCILLLSLLVPDLFLVHAFTGTYGINYGRIADNIPPPESVVTLLKAAKIKNIRIYDADHGVLRAFKGSGIEIIVGLGNEYLRDISVNEDRAVEWVKENVQPFLPGTLITGIAVGNEILGGADTELWEVLVPAVKNVYNALDRLRLANRIEVSSPHSEAVFATTFPPSAGAFKESVLPYMRPLLQFFSQIGTPFYINAYPFLAYMSDPAHIDLNYALFLPNPGINDAKTKLHYDNMFEAQIDAAYAALEKVGFDKMEVIVSETGWASKGDENEAGANLKNARTYNRNLRKKLLKKKGTPYRPRTEVKAYIFALFNENLKPGPTSERNFGLFKADGSIAYNIGFTGLVPSSASSFLGSIKVNGHDWYRNLQLLVRITCAGGVLLVLIS; this comes from the exons ATGGgcttcttttccttcttcctttGGTGCATTCTGCTGTTGAGTCTCCTCGTACCAGACC TTTTCTTGGTACATGCTTTCACAGGTACATATGGAATAAATTACGGCAGAATAGCCGACAACATCCCACCACCCGAAAGCGTTGTGACCCTTCTAAAGGCAGCCAAGATCAAGAACATCAGAATCTATGACGCTGATCATGGAGTTTTAAGGGCCTTTAAGGGCTCTGGGATTGAAATAATTGTTGGACTTGGGAACGAGTACTTGAGAGATATAAGCGTAAACGAGGACCGCGCTGTTGAATGGGTGAAAGAAAACGTGCAACCATTTCTTCCTGGCACGCTTATTACCGGCATTGCTGTCGGGAACGAGATTCTTGGAGGAGCTGACACGGAGTTGTGGGAAGTTCTCGTCCCAGCTGTGAAAAATGTCTACAACGCCCTTGACCGGCTGCGTCTTGCCAATCGGATAGAGGTGTCAAGCCCACATTCTGAGGCTGTTTTCGCCACTACGTTCCCTCCATCTGCAGGGGCGTTCAAGGAAAGCGTCCTCCCTTACATGAGACCGCTTCTGCAGTTTTTCTCGCAGATTGGCACCCCTTTTTACATCAACGCCTACCCGTTCCTGGCCTATATGAGCGATCCAGCACACATTGATCTGAACTACGCTCTGTTTCTCCCGAACCCCGGAATCAACGATGCTAAAACTAAGCTACATTATGACAACATGTTCGAGGCTCAGATAGATGCCGCCTATGCTGCACTGGAGAAGGTTGGTTTTGACAAGATGGAAGTCATTGTTTCAGAGACCGGTTGGGCATCCAAGGGAGACGAAAATGAGGCCGGTGCCAACCTGAAAAATGCGAGGACATACAACCGTAATCTGCGCAAAAAGCTTCTAAAGAAGAAAGGTACTCCTTACCGACCAAGAACAGAGGTTAAGGCCTACATATTCGCATTGTTCAACGAGAACTTGAAGCCGGGGCCGACTTCTGAGAGAAACTTCGGACTGTTCAAGGCTGATGGGAGCATTGCATACAATATCGGCTTCACCGGCCTTGTCCCAAGCTCAGCTTCCTCATTTCTTGGATCAATAAAG GTGAATGGACACGACTGGTACCGGAATCTGCAGTTGCTGGTTCGCATAACATGTGCAGGAGGGGTGCTGCTTGTTCTCATCTCCTAA
- the LOC105158382 gene encoding putative F-box/LRR-repeat protein At5g41840, which yields MDKHLRSPERAPVDGETMDDADADGIDRISNLPNEILCHILSFLPTKYAVATSILSTKWKNLFPLIPNLRLRLDDSLLLHPESTPETYLVSFMNFVDRLLNVTLHDVPSIYAFCLICQKFDDGGEIANWVQAALRLNVNRMDLRIRGLRNSNFLFDSLFGCNIVSLNLLLDFADDAPECRFSLPNLKMLSVQYMKFNAVNVLLECCPVLEYLVVYNCYCNPGEMLRICIPSLMALKLVNGVNCLEGELELDAPNLEYFNYGGFLATRFLAKTLKCLRIARLDLDENVSQYPYESDEQAAKLIKVCSDAEKLWLSENVVIMLHHCPHPLPRFRKLVALAIKIMEPHGWELLPSLLNCAPNLKKLYLKAGFDVEQYEIFKASLDKSFSICLSQRSETCFLLEIQREVEN from the exons ATGGATAAACATCTTAGATCTCCTGAAAGAGCCCCAGTGGACGGGGAAACCATGGATGATGCTGATGCTGATGGAATAGATAGAATAAGTAATTTACCAAATGAAATCCTTTGTCACATCCTATCATTCCTCCCCACAAAATATGCCGTTGCTACCAGCATTCTCTCCACCAAATGGAAAAACCTTTTCCCTTTAATCCCTAACCTCAGACTCCGGTTAGACGACAGTCTACTCTTACACCCAGAATCAACTCCTGAAACCTACCTGGTCAGCTTTATGAATTTTGTAGATAGGTTGCTCAATGTCACTTTGCATGACGTGCCTTCTATATACGCCTTCTGTTTGATTTGCCAAAAGTTTGATGATGGCGGAGAAATTGCTAATTGGGTTCAAGCTGCACTACGTCTTAATGTCAACAGAATGGATCTCCGAATCCGTGGACTTAGGAACTCTAACTTTTTGTTTGACAGTCTCTTCGGGTGCAACATAGTCTCCCTCAATCTGTTACTTGATTTTGCTGATGATGCTCCTGAATGCAGGTTTAGTCTTCCCAATCTTAAGATGCTCTCTGTGCAGTACATGAAATTTAATGCAGTTAATGTCCTTCTAGAATGTTGTCCTGTACTTGAATATTTAGTggtttataattgttattgcAACCCTGGAGAAATGCTTCGGATCTGCATTCCATCACTGATGGCCTTAAAATTAGTTAATGGCGTGAACTGTCTTGAGGGTGAACTTGAGCTTGATGCTCCAAACCttgaatatttcaattatggtGGCTTCTTGGCCACGCGTTTTTTGGCAAAAACACTGAAGTGCCTTCGGATAGCTCGCTTGGATCTTGACGAAAATGTCAGTCAATATCCATATGAGTCAGATGAACAAGCAGCCAAGCTTATAAAAGTTTGCTCTGATGCTGAGAAGTTGTGGTTGTCAGAAAATGTCGTCATA ATGCTGCACCATTGCCCTCATCCACTGCCTAGGTTCCGAAAACTGGTTGCTTTggcaataaaaataatggagCCTCATGGGTGGGAACTGCTTCCAAGCTTGCTTAACTGTGCGCCCAATCTCAAGAAATTGTATCTGAAAGCA GGATTTGATGTTGAACagtatgaaattttcaagGCTTCCCTGGACAAATCATTCTCCATTTGTTTGTCCCAACGCAGTGAAACATGCTTTCTTTTGGAGATCCAGAGGGAAGTTGAAAATTAA
- the LOC105158383 gene encoding uncharacterized protein LOC105158383: MHLHVKILTDMHNNCSIKSTHEDLCPLSPLHSNPPASIKPHQRRHSVYPSNEGAPPPIHVTLIHARIDRGKKRNRRQKRMLLRTSSAPVLRSWLQNSTAGSGSSAECDTLPQLPRTRSFCLSMSFEDSFGRSPPTHTDLKDPAKPKKSLKLSAKIKERRSGQEVGSIFLSGSGLGGAGIEEEFSLVPEKGRVPQTLVVGGGVAGGGGGRICGGGRGSNDGSDSDSQDPGSWHGSDSIDAYYEMMIQANPGNPLLLANYAKFLKEVKGDVAKAEEYCGRAILADSSDGNVLSLYADLIWQTQRDAARAETYFDQAVKTDPNDCYVLASYARFLWDVEDDEDELKDEYGTQRTSSPSKLLQEESHWPPIAAAS; the protein is encoded by the exons ATGCATCTTCACGTGAAGATTTTAACTGATATGCACAATAATTGTTCCATAAAATCAACCCATGAAGACCTTTGTCCACTTTCTCCGCTACATTCCAATCCTCCCGCTTCTATAAAACCCCACCAACGCCGCCACTCTGTTTACCCCTCAAACGAAGGAGCTCCGCCTCCCATACACGTTACATTAATTCATGCAAGAATAgatagaggaaaaaaaaggaatagaaGACAGAAAAGAATGTTGCTGAGGACTTCTTCAGCGCCAGTCTTGAGATCATGGCTCCAGAATTCAACTGCCGGGTCGGGGTCATCGGCGGAATGCGACACCCTGCCGCAATTGCCCAGAACCCGATCTTTCTGCCTGTCGATGTCGTTTGAGGACAGCTTCGGGAGGAGTCCCCCGACTCATACGGATCTCAAGGACCCGGCCAAGCCCAAGAAGAGCTTGAAGCTCTCCGCGAAAATCAAGGAGAGAAGATCAGGGCAGGAGGTGGGCTCCATTTTCCTGTCGGGTTCCGGGTTGGGAGGTGCGGGTATAGAAGAGGAGTTTTCACTAGTGCCGGAAAAGGGGAGAGTGCCGCAGACGCTGGTGGTGGGCGGAGGCGTTGCGGGTGGCGGAGGTGGTAGGATTTGTGGTGGTGGGAGAGGCTCGAATGATGGGTCGGATTCGGATTCACAGGATCCAGGGAGTTGGCATGGGAGTGATAGTATAGATGCATACTATGAGATGATGATACAAGCTAATCCGGGGAACCCTCTCTTACTAGCAAATTATGCTAAATTCTTGAAAGAG GTTAAGGGAGACGTTGCAAAGGCAGAAGAGTACTGTGGAAGGGCAATTTTGGCTGACTCAAGTGATGGTAATGTGCTATCACTTTATGCTGATCTAATATGGCAGACACAAAGGGATGCTGCTAGAGCCGAGACTTACTTTGATCAAGCTGTTAAAACTGACCCCAATGACTG TTACGTTCTGGCTTCATACGCTCGATTCTTGTGGGATGTCGAGGATGACGAAGACGAACTAAAAGACGAATACGGAACTCAGAGGACGAGTTCACCGTCTAAGTTACTCCAGGAAGAATCTCACTGGCCTCCTATTGCAGCAGCTTCTTGA